One segment of Gammaproteobacteria bacterium DNA contains the following:
- the rfbB gene encoding dTDP-glucose 4,6-dehydratase, which produces MNDYMPQTMLVTGGAGFIGSHFIRYALKAHPHLKIVNLDILSYAGSLKNLELLPDANRHEFVVGNICDSALVSHLLSKYNIDTIVHFAAESHVDRSITGPAAFIETNLNGTFILLEAARQYWLNERQLKPDACRFHHVSTDEVYGTLSETDPPFTELTPYAPNSPYSASKAGSDHLVRAYYETYHLPVTISNCSNNYGTYQHPEKFIPTVIRSCLNWQPIPVYGNGKNRRDWLYVEDHCSAIDKVIRQGTLGAKYNVGGECEVENLKLAKEITHIMDKLFPKNNTHESLISFVTDRPGHDWRYAMDIRKISSELQWFPETSLEDGLLKTIKWYAQESSANVARSVDSAAELKA; this is translated from the coding sequence ATGAATGACTATATGCCTCAGACTATGCTAGTCACAGGCGGGGCTGGGTTTATTGGTAGCCATTTTATCCGCTATGCGCTAAAAGCCCATCCCCATTTAAAAATTGTTAACCTAGATATATTAAGCTATGCTGGCTCGTTAAAAAATTTGGAACTACTTCCTGATGCAAATCGACATGAGTTTGTGGTCGGCAATATTTGTGATAGCGCACTGGTATCTCATTTGCTCAGTAAGTATAACATAGATACCATCGTGCATTTTGCAGCAGAAAGTCATGTAGATCGATCTATCACAGGCCCAGCTGCATTTATAGAAACTAATCTTAATGGTACTTTTATTTTGTTGGAAGCTGCCCGGCAATATTGGCTCAATGAACGTCAATTAAAGCCAGATGCGTGCCGTTTTCACCATGTTTCTACAGATGAAGTTTATGGGACATTATCAGAAACTGATCCGCCATTTACTGAATTGACGCCTTATGCACCCAATTCTCCTTATTCTGCCAGTAAAGCCGGTTCAGATCATTTGGTCCGTGCTTATTATGAAACCTATCATCTACCGGTGACTATTTCCAACTGCTCCAATAATTATGGGACTTACCAGCATCCTGAAAAATTTATTCCTACCGTGATCCGTAGTTGTCTCAATTGGCAGCCTATCCCGGTTTACGGTAATGGCAAGAACCGGCGTGACTGGTTATATGTTGAAGATCATTGTTCAGCAATTGATAAAGTTATTCGTCAGGGTACGCTTGGTGCAAAATATAATGTCGGCGGAGAATGTGAAGTAGAAAATTTAAAATTGGCTAAAGAAATCACTCATATTATGGATAAATTATTTCCAAAAAATAATACCCATGAAAGCTTGATCTCGTTTGTGACTGATAGGCCAGGGCATGATTGGCGCTATGCAATGGATATCCGCAAAATTTCCAGCGAATTACAATGGTTTCCAGAGACCTCTTTAGAAGATGGATTATTAAAAACCATAAAATGGTATGCACAAGAATCTTCCGCCAATGTGGCAAGGTCTGTTGATTCTGCGGCTGAGTTAAAAGCATGA
- the rfbC gene encoding dTDP-4-dehydrorhamnose 3,5-epimerase — MKLPGLLLIEPQVFKDPRGFFLETHNLRNYLAKGISTSFVQDNISRSVKGVLRGLHYQLEHPQAKLVSVIRGAVLDVVVDIRRGSPTFGQWQGVELSDENHLQLFIPEGFAHGFSVLSEEVDFLYKCSDYYHPESEFGIRWDDPNINISWQNSEPILSQKDKAYPLLSEVVPEHLPKF, encoded by the coding sequence ATGAAGCTGCCAGGCTTGCTACTTATTGAGCCACAAGTCTTTAAAGATCCCCGTGGATTTTTTTTAGAAACGCATAATCTGCGAAATTATCTAGCGAAAGGGATATCTACTTCATTTGTACAAGATAATATTTCACGTTCGGTGAAAGGCGTGTTGCGTGGTCTACATTACCAGCTAGAACACCCTCAAGCTAAATTGGTTTCAGTTATTCGTGGCGCGGTATTAGATGTAGTTGTAGATATTAGAAGAGGTTCACCAACCTTTGGTCAATGGCAGGGGGTTGAATTGAGCGATGAAAATCATTTGCAACTCTTTATTCCTGAAGGGTTTGCGCATGGTTTTTCTGTGCTTTCAGAAGAGGTTGATTTTCTTTATAAATGCAGTGATTATTATCATCCAGAGTCTGAGTTTGGTATTCGTTGGGATGATCCTAATATCAATATCAGTTGGCAAAATTCAGAACCTATTCTCTCCCAAAAAGATAAAGCTTACCCCCTATTGAGTGAAGTTGTACCCGAGCATTTACCCAAATTTTGA
- the rfbD gene encoding dTDP-4-dehydrorhamnose reductase, whose translation MKLLVTGASGQVGSEFRKHQELSKEHQLIELSRQGLDITQAAAVDSILQQYQPDLIVNTAAYTKVDMAEQASELAHAVNAQGPAYLAAACAKLQIPLIHISTDYIFDGEKATPYTEEDMPNPQSVYGKTKWLGEVAIREALNTHIILRVSWVYGVQGHNFVKTMLRLGREKDRLTIVDDQIGGPTAAKEIVDAIYRIVSKIAVGEVIWGTYHFCGAPFVSWYQFAQAILDIAAQYEVLKVQEIAAIKTENYPLPARRPKNSILSCEKIISHLDIKPQPWMNALTAVIQELYDE comes from the coding sequence GTGAAGTTATTAGTAACAGGCGCAAGCGGGCAGGTAGGTAGTGAATTTAGAAAACATCAAGAACTTTCCAAAGAGCATCAATTAATCGAGCTAAGCCGCCAGGGGTTAGATATTACACAAGCCGCAGCGGTAGACTCCATACTCCAGCAATACCAGCCTGATTTAATTGTCAATACCGCAGCTTATACTAAAGTGGATATGGCAGAGCAAGCATCCGAATTGGCTCATGCTGTCAATGCTCAAGGTCCCGCATATCTAGCCGCAGCCTGCGCAAAATTACAAATCCCACTGATTCATATTTCTACAGATTATATCTTTGATGGCGAAAAGGCGACCCCTTACACAGAAGAAGATATGCCTAACCCACAAAGTGTTTATGGAAAAACCAAGTGGCTGGGGGAGGTCGCTATCAGAGAAGCGCTCAATACCCATATCATTTTACGGGTCAGCTGGGTTTATGGTGTTCAGGGACATAATTTTGTCAAGACCATGTTGCGCCTCGGCCGGGAAAAAGATAGGCTCACTATTGTCGATGACCAGATTGGCGGTCCTACCGCAGCAAAAGAAATCGTAGATGCCATATACAGAATTGTCAGTAAAATTGCAGTCGGAGAGGTCATATGGGGTACTTATCACTTTTGTGGTGCGCCTTTCGTCAGTTGGTATCAATTCGCTCAAGCTATTTTAGATATTGCAGCACAATATGAAGTATTGAAAGTACAAGAAATTGCAGCAATTAAAACTGAGAATTACCCACTTCCTGCCAGACGTCCTAAAAATTCAATTCTGTCATGCGAGAAAATTATTTCTCACCTGGATATAAAACCGCAACCTTGGATGAATGCATTAACCGCTGTGATACAGGAATTATATGATGAATGA
- a CDS encoding DegT/DnrJ/EryC1/StrS family aminotransferase has product MQFIDLKAQYRYIQNSIQQRINQVLERGQFINGPEISELETKLAQYVGAKHCIGVASGTDALLIVLMALDIQPGDEIITTPFSFIATASMIKLLGAVPVFVDIDPKTYNIDPKKIEQAITPKTKAIMPVNLYGQCADFDVINTLAKKFGLYVIEDAAQSFGAKYKGRQSCNLSDVACTSFYPAKPLGAYGDGGACFTDNDELALQLRRIRNHGQDRSYHHVRVGINGRLDTIQAAILLAKLEIFPEELERRLEISQKFDALLSKSVATPYIEPHNQSTYAQYTIQVSDRDAVIKALAQNQIPSAVHYPTPIHLQPLFADFAQSHIPHSLPHAEAMAKTVLSLPFHPYLQDQEIENIAEVVVAAVTATSEALSLCG; this is encoded by the coding sequence ATGCAATTTATTGATTTAAAAGCACAATATCGTTATATTCAAAATAGCATTCAACAACGCATCAACCAGGTTCTGGAGCGTGGTCAATTCATCAATGGTCCAGAAATTAGTGAATTAGAAACAAAATTAGCGCAATATGTCGGTGCAAAGCACTGTATAGGTGTGGCAAGCGGTACAGATGCTTTGCTAATAGTGCTTATGGCGCTTGATATTCAGCCCGGTGATGAAATCATTACTACTCCCTTCAGCTTTATTGCTACCGCCTCAATGATTAAGTTGTTAGGTGCAGTTCCTGTTTTCGTAGATATTGACCCTAAAACCTATAATATTGATCCTAAAAAAATCGAGCAAGCCATTACCCCTAAAACCAAAGCCATAATGCCGGTTAATTTATATGGCCAGTGCGCAGATTTTGATGTAATTAATACTTTGGCGAAAAAATTCGGCTTATATGTGATTGAGGATGCTGCACAGAGTTTTGGGGCTAAGTACAAAGGCCGTCAATCCTGTAACTTAAGCGATGTCGCCTGTACGAGCTTTTATCCTGCCAAGCCATTGGGTGCTTATGGTGATGGTGGTGCCTGTTTTACTGATAACGATGAGTTGGCCTTGCAGTTACGGCGTATCAGAAATCATGGTCAAGATCGTAGTTATCACCATGTACGGGTAGGCATTAATGGTCGTTTGGATACTATTCAGGCTGCTATATTGTTAGCTAAATTAGAGATATTTCCTGAAGAATTGGAGCGCAGGCTAGAAATCAGTCAAAAATTTGATGCCTTATTGTCTAAATCTGTAGCAACTCCTTATATTGAACCACATAATCAAAGTACTTACGCTCAATATACGATACAGGTTAGTGATCGTGACGCAGTGATTAAAGCTTTGGCACAAAATCAGATCCCAAGTGCGGTGCATTATCCGACTCCCATACATTTACAGCCTTTATTTGCTGATTTTGCACAAAGTCATATACCACATTCACTTCCCCATGCTGAAGCTATGGCTAAAACTGTCTTGAGCCTGCCATTTCATCCTTATTTGCAGGATCAGGAAATTGAAAATATAGCGGAAGTAGTCGTTGCTGCAGTTACCGCCACAAGTGAGGCTTTGTCTCTTTGTGGTTGA
- the rfbA gene encoding glucose-1-phosphate thymidylyltransferase RfbA gives MKGIILAGGSGTRLYPLTKAVSKQLMPVYDKPMVYYPLSTLMLAGIRDILVITTPDDAWQFNKLLGDGSQWGISISYAVQPEPGGLAQAFLIGAEFIGQERVCLILGDNIFYGDGLSHLLQNSVKNCDGATAFAYYVKDPQRYGVIVFNQYGKPVTIEEKPQEPRSHFAQTGLYLYNNDVIEIAKNLQPSARGELEITDLNMAYLRQGRLEVEILSRGMAWLDTGTHQSLLEASQFVEVIEARQGLKIACPEEVAWRMGFINDTQLEQTAQELYKSGYGKYLLNLLERNLSEGHLYEAARLATY, from the coding sequence ATGAAGGGAATAATTTTAGCCGGTGGTTCGGGTACTCGTCTTTATCCTCTCACTAAAGCTGTCAGCAAACAATTAATGCCAGTCTATGATAAACCCATGGTTTATTACCCATTATCGACTTTAATGTTAGCGGGCATACGCGATATCCTGGTGATTACTACCCCTGATGATGCTTGGCAGTTTAATAAGTTACTTGGTGATGGTTCGCAATGGGGAATTTCCATTAGTTATGCTGTTCAGCCTGAACCAGGTGGATTGGCGCAGGCTTTTTTGATTGGTGCAGAATTTATTGGCCAAGAAAGAGTCTGTTTGATTCTCGGTGATAATATTTTCTACGGCGATGGACTTAGCCATTTGTTACAGAATTCAGTGAAAAACTGTGATGGTGCCACCGCTTTTGCTTACTATGTAAAAGATCCACAACGCTATGGGGTTATTGTATTTAACCAATATGGTAAACCTGTAACAATTGAAGAAAAGCCACAGGAGCCGCGCTCACATTTTGCGCAGACAGGACTCTATCTTTATAACAATGATGTAATTGAAATTGCTAAAAATTTGCAACCCTCTGCCCGAGGTGAATTAGAGATTACCGATCTTAATATGGCTTATCTACGCCAAGGTCGCTTGGAAGTAGAAATTTTAAGCCGGGGTATGGCTTGGCTAGATACGGGCACCCATCAATCTTTATTAGAAGCTTCACAATTTGTTGAAGTAATCGAAGCCAGACAAGGTTTAAAAATCGCTTGTCCGGAAGAAGTGGCATGGCGTATGGGCTTTATCAATGATACGCAGTTAGAACAGACTGCACAGGAATTATATAAGAGTGGTTATGGTAAATATCTGTTGAATTTATTGGAGAGGAATTTAAGTGAAGGTCACCTCTATGAAGCTGCCAGGCTTGCTACTTATTGA
- a CDS encoding GNAT family N-acetyltransferase produces the protein MHRLISHLDCQRFGFKIAKINSWDIDVNDTIHQLRNESVKLIIARVNNKDLAIINSLEEYGFRLKDIQITYQCKIDQSCLENFQQNSNFVIREADTNDIPAVSSIAYASFLNYGHYFADARLDKERCGEIYQDWIRNCCIDKNFADIVLVATINSNVVGFVAFKIYNSEGKKYASAAISAVAENYRGKGIYKALIRKSLVWCLENQCKWQEHNILAINYPVSHALCKLGFTVVNAFMTFHYWLDE, from the coding sequence ATGCATCGTTTAATTAGTCATTTGGATTGCCAAAGATTTGGCTTCAAAATTGCAAAAATAAATTCTTGGGATATTGATGTTAATGATACCATCCATCAGTTACGTAATGAGTCAGTCAAATTAATTATTGCCAGAGTGAATAATAAAGATTTGGCAATTATAAATTCGCTAGAAGAATATGGTTTTCGATTAAAAGATATTCAGATCACTTATCAATGTAAAATCGATCAATCGTGCCTAGAAAATTTTCAACAAAACTCCAACTTTGTCATTAGAGAAGCAGACACGAATGATATTCCCGCAGTTAGTTCAATTGCCTATGCTTCATTTTTAAATTATGGGCATTATTTTGCTGATGCTAGGTTAGATAAAGAACGATGTGGAGAAATATATCAAGATTGGATCAGAAATTGTTGTATAGATAAAAATTTTGCAGATATCGTACTGGTTGCGACCATTAATAGTAATGTGGTTGGTTTCGTCGCGTTTAAAATCTATAACAGTGAAGGCAAAAAATATGCTTCTGCTGCGATAAGTGCAGTAGCAGAAAATTATCGTGGCAAAGGTATTTATAAGGCGTTGATTAGAAAAAGTCTGGTTTGGTGTTTAGAAAATCAATGTAAATGGCAGGAGCATAATATATTGGCAATAAATTATCCTGTAAGCCATGCATTATGTAAATTAGGCTTTACTGTTGTTAATGCATTTATGACTTTCCATTACTGGCTTGACGAGTAA
- the rffA gene encoding dTDP-4-amino-4,6-dideoxygalactose transaminase produces MTIPFNKPYIVGHELQYISEAHALGKLAGDGSFTKKCQAWLEQNVGCKKALLTHSCTAALEMAAILLNIQPGDEVIMPSYTFVSTANAFVLRGGVPVFIDIRADTLNMDETKIEAAITPKTKAIVPVHYAGVGCEMQVIMDIAKKHNLYVVEDAAQGVMSSYQGRPLGSFGHMAAFSFHETKNIISGEGGALLINDPQFIERAEVIREKGTDRSRFFRGEVDKYTWQDIGSSFLPGEIIAAFLWAQMEEAENITSHRLALWDAYHASFAGAEAEKLLRRPVIPGNCQHNAHMYYLLLPDLARRTKFKQQLQDNGNIHAVPHYIPLHSSPAGQKFGHTPGKMDMTNTLADCLIRLPLWVGLEDNLDSIVDQVNKAIRSSQVVV; encoded by the coding sequence TTGACAATACCATTTAACAAACCTTATATCGTTGGTCACGAGCTTCAATATATCAGTGAAGCCCATGCCTTGGGCAAATTAGCTGGCGATGGTTCATTTACTAAAAAATGCCAAGCATGGCTTGAACAAAATGTAGGCTGCAAAAAAGCTTTGTTGACCCATTCTTGTACGGCAGCTCTGGAAATGGCAGCCATTCTCCTTAATATTCAGCCGGGTGATGAAGTGATTATGCCGTCATATACCTTTGTGTCTACGGCAAATGCATTTGTGTTGCGCGGAGGAGTGCCGGTATTCATTGATATTCGCGCCGATACGCTCAATATGGATGAAACTAAAATTGAAGCTGCCATTACTCCCAAGACCAAAGCCATTGTGCCGGTGCATTATGCTGGTGTGGGTTGTGAGATGCAGGTGATTATGGACATAGCTAAAAAGCATAATCTCTATGTGGTGGAGGACGCGGCACAAGGAGTTATGTCATCATACCAAGGACGTCCTTTGGGAAGTTTTGGACACATGGCAGCATTCAGCTTTCATGAAACTAAAAATATTATTTCAGGAGAAGGCGGAGCACTTTTAATTAATGACCCGCAATTCATTGAGCGGGCTGAGGTTATTAGAGAAAAGGGCACAGACCGTAGCCGTTTTTTTAGAGGTGAAGTCGATAAATATACCTGGCAAGATATTGGCTCTTCATTTTTACCAGGAGAAATTATTGCAGCCTTTTTATGGGCACAAATGGAAGAAGCTGAGAATATTACCTCCCATAGACTTGCGTTATGGGATGCTTATCATGCAAGTTTTGCGGGGGCAGAAGCTGAGAAACTGCTGCGCCGACCTGTTATACCGGGAAATTGCCAGCATAATGCGCATATGTACTATTTATTATTGCCGGATTTGGCGCGGCGCACAAAATTTAAGCAGCAATTACAAGACAATGGTAACATACATGCAGTTCCACACTATATTCCATTACATAGTTCACCCGCCGGACAAAAGTTTGGTCATACGCCTGGCAAAATGGATATGACTAATACCCTGGCCGATTGCTTAATTAGGCTGCCATTGTGGGTAGGTTTGGAAGATAATTTGGACTCCATCGTGGATCAGGTAAATAAGGCTATTCGTTCAAGTCAAGTCGTAGTTTGA